One window from the genome of Salvia miltiorrhiza cultivar Shanhuang (shh) chromosome 7, IMPLAD_Smil_shh, whole genome shotgun sequence encodes:
- the LOC130992332 gene encoding acetylajmalan esterase-like has translation MIYINPVESTLLTTFENCNVGLFKMCKINEIYQFGDSISDVGNLIREMPVGAATPLARLPYGGDFPMGPTGRASNGNLMIDYFAMDAGLPLLPPFKKYDADFSHGVNFAVVGATALPWDALAALNISSPVTNTSLSVQLDSLSAYFCSIQKDSSGKLENSLFMLGPFGGSDYHYALFQGKTIHEIEVTLVPKVVDAIMAAVGRVISLGARKVVVPGLYTIFRLPIYRTAFPGNNDMFEVSDDLAIYHNALLQRAIDKFNQEESPDAMVIYGDYFTAYERLETYAVGRMDLMVCCGSGGGSYNLDLTRMCGADGVSACAEPNKHISWDGENLTQEAYRIMTKYLLHHIFVGLQCPYPY, from the exons atgatttatataaaCCCGGTGGAGAGCACACTTTTGACGACATTTGAAAATTGCAACGTCGGCCTCTTTAAAATGTGCAAAATTAACGAAATTTATCAGTTTGGAGATTCAATTTCCGATGTGGGCAATTTAATCCGTGAGATGCCGGTGGGAGCGGCCACCCCTCTCGCCCGCCTGCCTTACGGTGGTGATTTCCCGATGGGTCCTACCGGCCGCGCCTCCAACGGAAACCTTATGATCGACTATTTTG CAATGGATGCTGGTCTTCCTTTACTCCCACCCTTCAAAAAGTATGACGCTGATTTCAGTCACGGCGTCAACTTCGCCGTGGTGGGCGCAACGGCGTTGCCGTGGGATGCATTGGCTGCTCTCAACATCTCCTCTCCGGTGACCAACACTTCTCTGTCGGTGCAGTTGGATTCCTTGTCTGCTTATTTTTGTTCCATCCAAAAAG ATTCTAGCGGGAAACTCGAAAACTCACTTTTTATGTTGGGACCTTTTGGTGGAAGCGATTATCACTACGCTTTATTCCAAGGAAAGACCATTCACGAAATAGAAGTCACATTGGTACCAAAAGTTGTGGATGCGATCATGGCTGCTGTTGGT AGGGTGATTAGTTTAGGGGCAAGAAAGGTGGTGGTGCCCGGACTATACACTATCTTCCGACTTCCCATTTATCGCACGGCTTTCCCAGGCAACAACGACATGTTTGAAGTGAGCGATGACCTTGCAATCTACCATAATGCTCTACTGCAACGAGCCATCGACAAATTCAACCAAGAAGAAAGCCCTGATGCCATGGTCATCTATGGGGATTATTTCACAGCTTATGAAAGATTAGAGACCTACGCTGTTGGTCGAATGGACCTCATGGTTTGCTGTGGGAGTGGAGGCGGCAGCTACAACCTCGACTTGACAAGAATGTGCGGAGCAGACGGCGTTTCTGCTTGTGCAGAGCCCAACAAACACATTAGTTGGGATGGGGAGAATTTAACACAAGAAGCCTATAGAATAATGACAAAGTATTTGCTGCATCATATCTTCGTCGGCCTTCAATGCCCTTATccttattga